The Alnus glutinosa chromosome 10, dhAlnGlut1.1, whole genome shotgun sequence DNA window atatatgaaataaataGCATTATTTTTGCACAAAACAATTAAAGACATGTCAAAGTTGATTTCTCTGTTGTAATGCAAAAGTATCATTGAATTTTACCTTCTGGATCCTTAATTGTATTAGGGCGCGTTTTACATTTAGATTTCGCAGACAAAAGTGTGATTTTTAAACTAAAACacagaaaatgaattgtttggaaTTGTTGAAACGCACAATTTTAAcagctaaactgcgattttaaaagtcaaactgcgattttatcaaacactttcaaatcgttatttttaaattgcactaaTTAAAATCACAAAACCAAACAAGCCCTTACAATCAATCatctaatccaaaaataaataaataaataagtgcaACAAAGATGAatgataaaaagaacaaaactgaATGcactctctttttaattttatttattttctatactAAACAGATGGGTCTATTAGccaaaaaatgattatttcacAACCTTTTTACACAatcaggatatatatatatatatattggtgggATCCATGCATGGTAGGATCTACTCATCCACATGCATGAGTCCTATCAATAGGTCATGATTGTGtgaaaattgtgtaaaaaaGATTGTAAAAAAGGTTGTACAAGAATTACCTCCTTATTAACAagtgagaaatgatatttacacaacaaatttacacaatttttacaTAACACATTTATATGAGGTGAGATCTATGTGAATGAGACCCACCAAATAAGTCTCACTCCATATGAATGTGTTGTACATTTTGTTGTGTAATAATCATAACACTTAACCAGTACTACTGCAGCAGCTTCACATAAGGATCATCTTCCTAGCTAATCGGTGGCAGCAAGTAAACTGTCGCTTTCAAACTTTCTTCCCGTTGCCTAACTGCCACGGTTTTGAGTGTTTTAAAAATGAGGCAGAGAGGTACGCAACCGGACGTTCCTTTCCTCCCAGCACCTATCATGTTGTTTCCTCCTTTaaccattaaatatatatatatacaattaaatatCAAATTACTTCTAAAATATCTTAAGGAAGCAATTTTGTccaaaaccattttttattcaaacaaagaataaagaatatattttaatatttggaAGATTGCGGACTGCTGAAGGCGATGGCAAGCCTGATCTCAACATTTGATTCTGTTGTGAACACGTGTCATTCATAGACTAAATCAgatgttgatttatttatttcccctatacaattttatattattttgtaatatttcGTATTAAGTCTCTACTTCTTGATTCTAACTCTTGTCTTGAGCTCACAGACCCGATTTACAAACGCCCGCACCAAATCTATAATCCTTGACCTGAGCTCACATATCCAATTTCCACGCACCCGTACCTGATCCAACTGAGCTCGCCAACCAGCTTTCACCCACGTCCGCACCTTCTCCATCTTAGCTCACTGCTCagttttttggcatttttgggtatgtttggcaagtgaAGAAATATAAGAGAATAGTAAGGAAAtaatttttgatttaataaaaagtgaggtataaatatgatataaagtgtTAGAACAGATTCTGATTTGGTGACATATTGATCTTCGAGAGCTCTTAACCTGCTAAAAAGGAAGCTGGGTCGGAGAAGTCTGACAAttccactccgatgcctaagtcagtatTTTCTTGAGTACGTGTATCTTTTTAATCACAGAGAATTGATCTCAATACCTGTGCAttaatggggtatttataggtgGAGTGGCGAGTGCAGTTCATTTTTTCCCTGGCCACGTGCCAGGCTTAGAGGGCTTTCCAAGATTCCGAATCGTGGTGTGCATGCCGCAATAATCGGAGAGTCGGTTTTTAACCGATTCTGGATCACCACAATAATCAGGGAGTCGGTATTTTATCGACTCTGGATGAGTTGGACTCGGTAGTTGATTATTATGAGCTTATTGGGCTTGGATGTTGATGGGCCCAATCGATCCAATCCCTATGATAATTGTTGCTGGGCTCGGTTGATATTGGGCTTGGCCCATTCCAGTAGGTCGGGATATTTTCCCAACATAAAGTAAaaggaatttgtatagaaaagtgaaaaagttttgtattgtaataaatttttttatttgaatagtaataaaaaattattgacgtgatataaaaagtgaaaaaagttataatgttttgatgttaattgtttttaaaaatgtgaaaataaagttgaaatttTTGTGTTGCTTGCCAACAGGGACGGAGGgaagggggggctggcaggggccatgccccccgcgcaaaatttactaaaaaaaaaaaaaaattgaaggtgggaaaaaaaatctaaaaaattaaaaaatataaggtaaaaataaaaatttagcttacttggcccctaccaaaaaaaaaatttcggccaTTGGCCCCTGTCCATAAAaatttctggctccgtccctgcttGCCAAACAAAGCCAAAGGCCTTTTTATGAAACTCTCGTTTAGGACATGCGTCTCTTTTATGCGTATGATCTTTAGTCACTAATTAATGACGAGTAGGACATTTTAATAGCCATTTAAAATGtcgatgaaaaaaaaatcactaatgcaatttaataaatataagcAATGTGTATtacaatacaagaaaattatatatataaagtggtTTAAATTATTAGAGACCAAATTATAATAGTGTAGCAGTGCATGCCTAGTGGCCACATATCCCTCGGTCTCTGCTCAACggtctgaaaaaaaaatgtggtgaGCTCCCAACCTTCTTGGGGGCTTGGATGCAAGTTGTGTGTTTTACTATCCCCAAGTACTCAAAGATTCAAAGGTTGGTGAAAGGaaaggaaaccaaaaaaaaataaataaaaatgaaagaaaatgtggTGAGCAGTTGGCATTcacttaaaataattaattaaggtgATTGTTTTTCACTAGTTGGATCATTTTCGGTTGAATTTGCAAGTAAATGTGGTTGAGAAATGAGTTCTGTGAAAGAAGCCGAAATTAAACGGAAAATTTTAATGGagaagtgaaattgaaaaaaaaaataattaaaatatgaatctgctaaattgacatttttaaagtttaatgatatgattgcaaaaataatgaaagattaAGAGTTGCAAAACTTTTGAATTCTTGTAATTTTGGTCACTTGACTTTTTGTAACTAATGTCCAAATTAAtagtggtaagtgaagtttttccttttttaataagttaaaatttattaaaaattcaacaaaaaataaatatataaaaaggtTTCATAAGCGGCACTCAAAAATAAGATGGCCTAAAAGTCGAAGGGTTCTACACTAGCAATCGCGGGTAAGAAAGCAAACATGgacaaataaaactaaaagattaCATCATAAAAGCCATAAGACCCAACTAAAAATTCATTAAGGAAGAATGCCAAGCACTAGAAGGgcaaaattgtccaaaaaaaatgtaaaataacaattttatacttatttttaaaagaaccTGCTCCTCTCCTGTTCATTTCATTACTTCCAGGGTAAACAtagaaaattaaaggaaaatttattgaaaaagagATCTTCAATTCGTAGTTCCAAATTTCTGATATGATTCTAAGAGTAAAAGTGGAATGAATAACAAGTGATAATCACGACctaaaaaatcaaatatgaGGTCAGTGCCCCAATGCAAAGTAAAAGTTGTAGATCATCCTAGAATGGCAAATACTACCAAACACAATTGAAAACCCCAGCCAAAGAAGGTTTTAGAAGAACCCACACTGAACCTGCTCGGCGTCGATGCAATAGACTTCTCAGCGGGAGCCCCGGCTTCGGGAGGATAGCCATTAGGGGATGGCACTGGAGGGTTAGATCCCCCTCTCCTACGCGGAGACGGCGCGGGTGATGAAGATGGAGGAGCAAGAAGCGGCGAAGGTGACGGTGACGGAGTCGGTTGAGATCTCTTGGGGCAATCGTGCACCTTAACGGAAATCTTTAGCCCTAGAGCACAGTAGTTTGAGAAGTTGCTGATGAAATAGTAAACACCTTTCTCCGTCAATGGTAAAATAGCCGGACCAATGTTCAAGACCTTAATGGGGTTGCATGCAGTGCAACTCTCGTACTCTTGCTTTGACACTTGAATCACATCGTTATTTTCGGTCTCAAATCCAAAACCTACAAGAGAGATATAGTCAAAAGAAAATCATTAGAATTAGATAATATGTAACGTGTAATTTGCACACAAGATGCAAGGACggaatcaaaatttttaatttaaagggCTAAGAGACTGAACCAAGATTTTTGATCTAGGGGTTGAAGTATGAATAAATCGTATGTACGTGTAATTTGTGCAAAAGATAAATGTAGGGatagaattaagatttttaattCAGATGAATAGGAGACATAACGAAGATTTCTAATTCAGAGGATTAAAGTATGAATGAGTCATATGTATGTGTAATTTGTGCACAAGTTCGATGCAGGGACGGAACCGAAATTAATTTCTGATTCCAAGGGTTAAGAGACATAACCAAGATTTCTAGTTCAAATGGTTAAAGTATGAAAGAATCATATATATGTACGTGTAATTTGTGCACAAGATGCGAGAACGGAACCAAGATATCTAATTTGATGGTCAAACAAATGGAATCAAGATTTCTGATTCAAAGGGTTAAAGCTGGCGGACATCTTTATAACTAAAGCCTTAAGCCAAGACATGTTTCATCAATTCCTTAGCAAGTTGGGCATTACGAACTTAACCTATGACTcttggtatttttgcaaatcttttaaatgaaagaaaacataaaattaaaagaaaataatttacaatacaaatgatccctatttatataaagagaatataaaatgatatatgtagagagaatataatcaaatcaaaattgaatgtattcaaatctgatttgattatattcaattataattaatgaggattaaatcaaatcctccaatatatggagagtaccgtaattTATGGTattaatatattctctaacatcctcCTACAAACTTTAGGTgaaagattctgaaatcttgagtttgattttttttttttttttttttttttttttttttttttaatgttgggtCGGATATAACCCAGTTTGGAGAACAGTTTTTGTCTTAAGCTAACTGTGGGCTaaatgtttcttcttcttcttcttcgttttcaTCTTCTTATTCTTCAAGCCAATTGTGGGCTAAATGAGCCTAGGTAGGGAGGTTTCGGATAATATCTTGAAGGCTAAATACATAATGGGCCAAAGAAAAAGGAGCCCACTATAGGCTAAAATGGGCATAGGTTTTAAAGaataccacaaatgccaaaataataTGGGCCAAAATAAGAAGCCAACAATGAGTTGAAATGGGCCCGgatttgaaacaataccacaaaggccAAATACAAGTAATGGGCCAACAAATGGCCCAGACAATGTGGGCAactttggccttttttttttttttttttttttttttttttgactcctTTTCTCTTAACAACAATCGTCTTTACCAACAACTGCTACAAGAAGGTGACAGGAATAAGAGCAGATGCGATTGCAACCTTGAAGAGAACGGTGTGCCTCATGAACGGCTGGCGAAAGAGCGATAAGGTGGTGACTGTGACAGTGAAGagaagtggtgatttaacattaaACAAGACGTTCGACGTGTGTGGTAACTGTATGAACAGTTCGGATGCGTGTATTCTTTTTATTAGATATAAAGGGTATCATAGACACATGACTCAACAATTTTAAAATCCTTtaaaaatttaacgaaaaaggaatgaagaaattatttaataacacaGTGCGAACCTTTGTAAATGATTTTGATAATTAACTTCTTAAATCTTTAAAAACGATTGGATAACGGGTGACACCTCACCAAAAACCGAAATATTTGTTCCTTTTACATAATTAAGCCAAATATAATCGGGTTTAGGGCGATAGGCTTGAGGACAAGTACGTACGTCGTTTGTCATGTTGTAGTTAAGGACTCCAACAAGTTATATGACTAAAGTAGGACAAATTAACCATCGTTAGCATTGCCAGATCACCTACTTTATTCTCCTAATCCTTCTTGATAGTAGCtgtttttactctttttttaaatatatttcctTACTTTCCTTCCAGGCAATCTTGTCTGAAAAATAAACTtgtcaagaaaatattttattgttccAATTAAGCATTAAAAAACATCATAAATAAGAAACATCAAATGTACTTAATTAACTACAAAATGTTTGATCGATCTATAcagaaaaaagacaaagattTCCTTCCCTAGCCTTCTCCACATTCACAAGAACAACAGTAGCTAGCTAGGAAATCCAGTGATACCATGGATCATAACAAAAATGGTCTTATTTTTGCAGTCGGATTCCCTCTTAGCGTTATTCTGATATCTCTATTCTTAACCATTGCTTCCTGTCTCTGCAcccccaacaacaacaacaacaacaacccatCTCATGATCAAAACAGTACTACTTCCCCACAAAACACTGACCAAAACTTTGTCGCCATTGAGTTAGACGGCGGCCTGGACGAAGCAACTCTCCATAGCTTCCCGAAGCTCCTTTACTCCCAATACAATCTCAAGAAAAGCAGCTCAGCTAGCGTCGCTTCTTGCTGCTCCATCTGCTTGGCGGATTACAAAGAAACTGACGTGCTTCAGTTGCTACCTGGTTGCGGCCATCTCTTCCATCTCAAGTGCGTCAATCCTTGGTTAAGGCTCCGTCCTTCTTGCCCGCTGTGTCGAAAGTCGCTGATTCTAGCTCTGGTAGCGTCTCCTCTTGTTGATTAGATGCCTCACTTGGCAACTCGGCAAGATCAGCTCTAGAGTTTCTTATAGAACCTTCTTTTAATAAAGCATTGGCTAAAGTTCACTTAATCTCTTGAATTGTCgttgtttttgtaattattctcctaaacttcaaaaaactttcaatttagtatattcatttttcattttttttttaatttcagcaCTTCgctataatttttcgttaaattctattaaaattttcaaaatacctgtttatatatatatgcaaatttttttaaagatttaggTGGGTATTTTgcaaattatgttaaattctAATCTGACCAACGCTTAaatccttacatttttttttcttaaaaagtatgggtattttgagatttttgataCCAATCCGCTAAGATTTAACGAAagagtgaaattaaaagaaaaaaaaaatataaatacactaaattgagatttttttaaatttcgatTCCTAAAATGtaagagtattttgagaattttgacaccaatctgttaggatttaacgaaagggtgaaattgaaaaagaaaattaaaagataaatacactaaattgaaaaaattttaaatttagaaaagtAATTACAATATGATGAAAGTGCCGGGGGGTTAAGGAAATTTTTCCGTAAAACATTTTAAGGTCTTCGTTATCATTTTTTGACTCCCTAGGAAATGAGATAGAGGAAAGATGTTTCAAATGATGAACTATTGGTAAAGTAAATTCATCTTTGAGTGCCTTTAGAAACTGAAATTAATGGGAAGAAATTACTTCATAGTCAAGATTACATTTTATGTATTTAACGATGTATATATTATTACATAAAGAATATAttgtcataatttttaaaattttcaaataacgTGGTACCATATACATTATTatatacaataaaataattaaaatctgAATCATTAAATAGGTCCctcaatttattttgaaatacAGAGCATCCTGTTTCATTATAACTAAACTTACAATTATGTAATTCTTAAAATGATGGAAAATAATACATTTTAGTACTCAGGATGCCACTTTCCACGCTGGAAAAACAACTTCGATGTACTCGTGTTGTGCAAATTCTCCAATAACATAGTCATTAGCCAATGATAATCCCGAGTATGAACTCTAATCTTTTACTTTTCACCAACACAAATGATGTATGTATGGGGAAAACTAAATGCGTTTCCCCTCAATCTACCATAACCCTATTTGTAATGTCtctcaatcttttaatttttgcaatgtctcttctattttattattgaaatgGCAATATTTCTCCTCCGTTAGAAAATTATATTAAGTCAAACGCCGAGAGGAATCACTAACTCACAAATGAAGCAAAATTTATACCCTTAATTTACTAATTACCATTATACcgttaatttttagtttttaattttttttaaaaaaactttaacttattaaaaaaaaaaaaaactctcactTGTGAGCCATGGCCGGCCTACTTGTGGGTTAAGAtggttttttgttatttcttttcttcttattcttctgctttctttctttctttctttcttcttcttcttcttcttcttcttcttcttcttcttcttcttttttttttttttttttttttttttttttttttttatagctgaattttttgctcttttcatttttgcttgtttttttttttttttttcaattttttcaatttttccttctttcttcttcatttttttttttttaaaaaaaaaatctgattttttttaaacattttttcacttttctgaattttttgctttttgtcttttctattttttttttttaattcattttctaTCTCATTAAATGACCATTATACTCCATCTGTTACGGTTTAAGAGAAAATCTTGATAAAAGTGAGATATTGTCAACCCAACAGTAGATTGAATTAAGGAAtattacaaatttaattttaattcaagGAAGATAATTGTAGTTTCTCTAAAAATATATCTATCATATACATGTTGGTCAAAACCACTGACCACAACTATGGATCTATTAGCTAGCTAGTTCCAGTTGTTTATTTCTTAAACGTCAAAAACTACTTTATTTTATCTTCCTTCCATCATATTAGATTgtctccaatatatatataatatagtttTTATTCTATAAAAGTGTTAagatatattaaattattcCTTTTCAATTAATTACGGATAATTTTCTCAGGAGAAAAATACTTTTGGAGCAACCACCATTTGACAAAAATAGTAAATTGTCacggtattaaattatattgctcGAAACGTACCATAATAAaccacattttaatttttttcaacaacACATCAGTATTGCAAgatttttatatatgaaataaataGCATTATTTTTGCTCAAAACAAAGACATGTCAAAGTTGATTTCTATGTTGTAATGCAAAAGTATCATTGAATTTTACCTTCTGGATCCTTAATTGTATTAGGGCGCGTTTGatattgcgatttcatagacaaaagtgtaattttttaaactaaatcatagaaaatgaatcgtttggaatTGTTGAAACGCACAATTGTAACagttaaactgtgattttaaaagtcaaattgcgattttgtcaaacgctttcaaatcgttatttttaaattgcactaaTTAAAATCACAAAACCAAACAGACCGTTACAATCAATCatctaatccaaaaataaataaataagtgcaACAAAGATGAatgataaaaagaacaaaaatgaatGCACTCTTTTTTTAATGGAC harbors:
- the LOC133879863 gene encoding early nodulin-20-like: MKTKKKKKKHLAHSFGFETENNDVIQVSKQEYESCTACNPIKVLNIGPAILPLTEKGVYYFISNFSNYCALGLKISVKVHDCPKRSQPTPSPSPSPLLAPPSSSPAPSPRRRGGSNPPVPSPNGYPPEAGAPAEKSIASTPSRFSVGSSKTFFGWGFQLCLVVFAILG
- the LOC133880417 gene encoding RING-H2 finger protein ATL70-like; its protein translation is MDHNKNGLIFAVGFPLSVILISLFLTIASCLCTPNNNNNNNPSHDQNSTTSPQNTDQNFVAIELDGGLDEATLHSFPKLLYSQYNLKKSSSASVASCCSICLADYKETDVLQLLPGCGHLFHLKCVNPWLRLRPSCPLCRKSLILALVASPLVD